The genomic segment GCCGCCGGCTCGACTTCGAGGCCCTACGCGACTCGCTCGTCGCGGCCTCCGGGCGCCTGGACCTGACGACGGGCGGTAGACCGGTCGATCTGTTCCACGCCCCGTTCCCGACGCGCCGGACGGTGTACGGCCTCATCGACCGCACGAACCTGCCGGGCACGTTCCGCGTGTTCGATTTCGCGAACCCGGACACGCACAGTCCGCAGCGGTTCCAGACGACCGTTCCGCAGCAGGCGCTGTTCCTGCTCAACAGCCCGTTCGTGCAGGAGCAGGCCAAAGCACTCGCGGCCCGAAAGCCAGTCGCTGAGGCGAAAACGGTCCCGGCGAAGGTAACCGCACTGTACCGCCTCGCGCTGGGCCGGAACCCCGCGACCGAGGAGGCCGCGCTCGCCGCCGAATTCGTGGCGCACGACGACCCGAAAGCGGCGTTCGGGCACTGGCCGCAACTCGCCCAGGTGCTGCTCCTGAGCAACGAGTTCGCGTTCGCGGATTAGTAGTTCGTAGTGACCCGCTTGAGCGGGTCTCGCCGCAGCGCGGCGAATCGTGAACGAAGGAAAGACCGGCACGCACTGCGTCCCCACCCGCTGAAGCGGGTCACTCCGAACTCAGCGAGGCGACAATGCTTCCCCTTCCGCTTTCCCGCCGCGAGGTGCTGGCCCGGTGCGGCGTCGGCATGGGGCTGCTCGGGCTCACGCAACTCATGGGCGACGCGGGCCTTTTGCTGCCGCACGCCGCGGCGGCCGACGACCTGAACCCGCTCGCGCCGAAGAAGTCCCACTTCCCGGCCAAGGCGAAGCGCGTCATCCACATTTTCGCCAACGGCGGGCCGTCCCAGGTGGACACGTTCGACCCGAAGCCGGCGCTGAACAAGTACGCCGGCAAGTCGCTGCCCACCACGAACCTCCGCACGGAGCGGCGCACGGGGGCCGCGTTCCCGTCGCCGTTCAAGTTCCAGAAGTACGGTAAGAGCGGGCTGGAGGTCAGCGAACTGTTCGCCCGCACCGCGGCGCACGCGGACGACATCTGCGTCATCCGCTCGATGCACGCGGACGTGCCGAACCACGAGCCGTCGTTCCTCCTGATGAACTGCGGCGAGCCGCGGCAGATCCGCCCCAGCGTGGGCAGTTGGGTGACGTACGGTCTCGGTACGGAGAACCAGAACCTGCCGGGGTTCGTGGCGATGTGCCCGAACGGCTACCCGCTCCAGGAGAGCCAGAACTGGCAGTCGGGTTTCCTGCCGGGTGTGTTCCAGGGCACCTATGTCGATTCCAAGCACACGGACGTGGAGAAGCTGGTCGAGTTCGTGAAGAACAAGGCGACCTCGAAGGCCGACCAGCGCAAGCAGCTCGACCTGCTCGCGAAACTGAACAAGGCGCACGAGGCCGCGCGCCCGAACGACCCGCAACTCGAAGCCCGCATCCAGTCGTTCGAGCTGGCCGCGCGGATGCAGACCGAAGCCAGCGAGGCGTTCGACGTGACCCGGGAACCGAAACACGTCCTCGACGCGTACGGCCCCGGCGAGCAAGCGCGGAGCCTGCTGCTCGCGCGCCGGCTGATCGAGCGCGGGGTGCGGTTCGTTCAGGTCAGCCACGCCCCGGTCCAGCCGTGGGACAGCCACGACGACCTGGAGAAGGAGCACCGGCGGCTCGCGGGCGAGGTCGATCGGGCGATCGCGGCCCTGATCGCGGACCTCAAGCGCCTCGGGCTGTTCGATTCGACGCTCATCGTCTGGGGCGGCGAGTTCGGCCGCACGCCGGTGGTCGAGCTGCCGACGCCCGGCTCGAACGCGGGCAAGGTCAACGGCCGCGACCACAACCACTGGGGCTTCTCGGTGTGGCTGGCCGGCGGCGGCGTGAAGGGCGGCCAGGCGGTCGGCGCGACCGACGAGTTCGGCTTCAAGGCGGTGGAGAACCCCGTCCACGTCCACGACCTGCACGCGACGATGCTGCACCTGCTCGGGTTCGATCACGAGAAGTTCACGTTCCGGTACGCCGGCCGCGACTTCCGTCTCACCGACGTGAGCGGCCGGGTGGTGAAGGAAGTGCTGGCCTGAGAGCCGGGCCGCGGTTCTGTCGCCTCCCGCGGCCCCATTTCGCGAATCGTTCGGCCGACGGGCTCTGTCGCGGCCCGATCCGGTTCGTCACAGCGGCGCGCACAATTCTTTTTTCGCTCCGCTGTAACCGAGCGTCGCAGGTCGGGTTGTTCCGGAGGCGGCGAAGTGCGTCCGCCAGACAACCACTCAACCCGAACGAGATCTGTGATGCTGAAGCCGATCAGCCGCTTCCAACCGTCTCTCGAAGCCCTCAGCGACCGCCTCACACCCACGACCCTCCCCCTGGGCGGCAGCATTGTCGTGACGACCGCGGTCCACGGCACCCAACTGACCGAGTCGATCGTTTACACGACGCCGAACGGAAAGGAAGTGACGGAAGAGGGGACGTTCGCGATCAACCTACGGACCGGCGCGGTGAACGGAACGCTCTCGGTCACCGGTCCCGGCGGACAGGTGCTCGCGACCGGGGCGGTGAAGGCCGTTCCGATCTCGGGCGGCGGGTACGACGCGGAAGTGACGGTCGACGGCCCCGGCGGTCAGGTGCTCGCGACCGGGTCCGTGACGGCGGTACCGAATTCGGACGGCGGGTACGACGGAGAAGTGACGGTAACCGGACCCGGTGGCCGAACCTTTACCCACGACTTCAGCATTCCGGTCGGCTGAGTGGAGTCGTTTAGGGGACCGGTGTGGGTCGGCACTGAGGTCGCGCTCGTGCGGACGAACCACACCGGCCAGAAGCTCGTTCACCGCGCCCGGGTCGAATAGCGTCAGCCGGCGGGACGAGCACATCGGGACGTGTGAGTGCGACCGCTCACGTCCGGTCGTGCGCGCCCTTGATCTGGAAGACTCTTACCCGTTGGGTTGCGGGGCGTGCGTGCCACCAGACCCCCGGTGCCCATCGCCCCGCGGGCGAATGCGGCTTGGGGGCGAGACAGACGTTGCCCCCGTCGAATCAGTCCGCCGGTGGGAACGCCAGTTCCCCGGCGCACCGCACACCGGCCAGGGCTGCGAGCCGGTCGGGACCGAGCGTGGCCAGCGGTGACGGGCCGCGCCAGCGCCACGGGAGTTCGGTCGGCGCGCGGCCGCTCCCGATGGGTATGCGCCCCGGCGTGCGAAGGTGTGGCGCCATTTCGAGGGCAAAGATTCCCCCAAACGACGCACCGCCGACGAGACACGGCCGGCCCGGGGCGATGAACCGGCCTGGCCGCAATACCGTTCAGCGGGGTGTCTCGCCGACACCGGTCGCCGCTCCCCGGTAGCAAAGATACATCGAAGGAGAGTGCCCTATCGGCCTTCGGGCTTCGTTCTTCGTGACCACTAGTTTCGGTGGCCGCTCCGCGGCCGCAAAGTGAGACCGAGCGTAAAGCTGTGAACGCGGTGGACGAAGACCTCTACGTGCGTTAGCTTTTGCATTTAACGCCAGCTCGTCTCGGATCGCACCCTCCGCCGGAGAACCGTCATGGGACTGATGGATTGGGCCAAGGGCCAGTTCATCGACATCATCGAGTGGACCGAGCCGAGCCAGAACGAGATCCTGGCCCACCGGTTCCCGCGCCACAACAACGAGATCAAGAACGGCGCAAAGCTCATCGTTCGGGAGGGGCAGGCCGCCGGCTTCGTCAAGGAGGGGCAGCTCGCCGACGTCAAGACGCCCGGCATGTACACGCTCGACACGCAGAACATGCCGATCCTGTCCACCATCCTCGGGTGGAAGTACGGGTTCGAGTCGCCGTTCAAGTGCGAGGTGTACTTCATCGCCACCCGCCAGTGGACCGACCAGAAGTGGGGCACGCTCAACCCGGTCATGTACCGCGACCCCGAGTTCGGGCCCGTGCGGCTCCGGGCGTTCGGGAACTACGCGTTCAAGGTCACCGACCCCGGCACGTTCCTCAAGGAACTCGTCGCCACCGACCCGTCGTTCGAGCTGTACGAGATCTCCGCGCAGTTCCGCAACGTCATCGTCTCGCGGTTCATCGACGCCCTCGGCGCGTCCCACATCCCGATGCTCGACCTCGCCGGCAACTACGACCGCGTGAGCCGGGCGGCGGCGGAGAAGATCGCGCCGGAACTGGCCAAGATGGGCGTGTCGCTGACGCAGTTCTTCGTCGAAAACATCTCCCTGCCGCCGGAAGTGGAAGCGGCGCTGGACAAGCGCTCCCAGATGTCGGTGCTGGGCAACCTCGATCAGTACGCGAAGATGCAAGCCGCCGACGCGATCCGCGACGCGGCGCAGAACCCCGGCGGCGTCGCGGGCCTGGGCGCCGGTCTGGGTGCGGGGGTCGCGGTCGGGCAACAAATGGGCGCTGCGGTGGCGGCCGCTGCGGCGGCGCCGGGTGTCGTGACACCTGCCAACACGACCCCCCCGGCCGGCGCGGCCAGTGGACCACCGCCACTGCCGACGGCGGTCGCGTACCACGCGGCGATCGACGGCGCCGCGGCGGGTCCCTTCGACATGACCGCGCTCGCGGGGCACGTGCGGGCCGGAAAGCTGACCCGCAGCTCGCTCGTGTGGAAGTCCGGCATGGCGGCCTGGGCCGCCGCGGAGACGGTTCCCGAGCTGCAACCGCTGTTCGCCAGCGTCCCGCCGCCGCTGCCGGGATAGTCTTCGCCCCGAAGGGGCGTTGGGTAACAGCCCAGGGCGCGAGCCTTGGGGCACCGATCGAGACACCTTGAAGCCCCGAAGGGGCGGCACAACGCGGTCGAGGGTCGCCCCTTCGGGGCTTCGTATCTTGGGCCACGGTTCCCAGGGCTCGCGCCCTGGGCTAATATCCAACGCCCCTTCGGGGCGAAAACAACCTACTGTAAGACCCGCCCTTAACCATGTCCCAACCGCCGCCCCTTCCTTCGCCCGATCCGCCCCCGTTGCCCCCCCCGACCCGGCCGCCGGTGGAACGGGAACCCACCGTCACGAAATCGCCCCCGGCGGGCAAACTGTTCCCGTGCCTGAAGTGTGGAGCGAAGGTCGAATACGACCCCCGCGAGCGGGCGCTGAAGTGCCCGTACTGCGGTTACACGTCGGCCGTGGAAGACGGTAGCGGCGAGGTCGCGGAGCGCGACTTCGCCGAGTACGCCGAGAAGCTCGAACGGGGCAACGTCCGGCCCATCGGGGGCCGATCCACCCAGACCAAGTGCAGTGGGTGTGGCGCGACCGTACTACTCGAGGACAAGGTCGTCACCGACAAGTGCCCGTTCTGCGGCACGCACCTGGAGAACCAGCCGGAAGCCGTGGCGGGGATGCTCCCGCCAGAATCGCTCATCCCGTTCAAGCAGGACCTGCGCGCCGCCCGCGGGTCGTTCGCGGCGTGGCTCGAACGCCTCTGGTTCGCGCCGACCGAACTGAAGAACGTCGCCAACCTCGGCCAGCTCACCGGTGTGTACATCCCGTACTGGACCTACGACGCGATGACCTACACCCGGTACCGCGGCATGCGCGGCGACGACTATCAGGAGACGGAGACCTACGAGGAGAAAGACGCCAACGGGAACATGGTGACACGCACCCGCACCGTCACCCGGACGAACTGGTATCACGTTTCGGGCGAGGTGCGGCACTTCTTCGACGACGTGCTGGTGTGCGGGTCCCGGAGCGTGCCGCCGCACCTGATCGAGGGCCTGGAACCGTGGGACACCGGCGAACTGGAGCCGTTTCAGGACGCCTTCCTCGCCGGACTCAAGACCGAGCGTTACGCGGTGGACCTGAAGGCCGGGCTGGTGGTCGCGAAGCAACTCATGCAGCCGACGATCCACTCCCTCATCTGCCGCGACATCGGCGGCGACCACCAGCGCGTCGAAACCACGGACACCCGCTACCAGGGTGTGACGTTCAAGCACTGCCTGCTGCCGGTCTGGGTGGCGAACTACACCTACCGTGAACGGCTGTTCCAGATCCTCATCAACGGTCGCACCGGGAAAGTGTCCGGCGAGCGGCCCTGGAGCTGGCTGAAGATCGTTCGGCTGATTGTGATCATTCTGCTCGTGGTGGGCGCCGTAACTGCCCTGGTCATGGCAACATCCGGGAAGGCGAGGGGGACAGAACGGCGGCCTGAAAAGAACTGGGGTCAGAAGGATCGTATGTCGGACTATATCGGGAGCGGCGCTTGTCCACCGCAACGGAAGCTCGGGCACCTTGATCGAGCCGCGACCGGCACGCCATCACGCCATCGGCCGTTCACGGACGAGCCCGTTCCTCCACGACATCAACTACGCTACTCGGTTCTTGCTCCGCGGGAGGCGAGGAGGCGCTCGCCCCAATACGTGCCCGGTTGAGTCACCCGGACGACTTCATATTTCCCGTGGCGGGACACGACCTCACCCGCTGCGTCTGGGATCGCCAATCCGCCGCTCCGGATCACCAGCGCGCCGGCCGGGACTGCGGTAACGTCGATGAGCTGCGGTAGGGGTAAGTGTTGGAGCGGGGTCAGCCAGATCTGCTGCGGTGATGCCATCCGGACACGGTGCCGGCGGCCGTGGTAACACAGGGCGCTGGCCTCCACCCAGGCGTTCGGCTCCGCGGTGTCGAGCGCGATGACGAGGTCACAACTCGGTCGGGCGCGGAGTTCGGCGCACAGGTCGCGGAGCCCGGCGTCGTTCCAGACCCGCGCGAGTTCGCCGCGGCGGCGGTTGTGGAGCAGGTGGTCCTGCTGGTCCGTCACGATTTGAAACCCGAAGATCGCGGCGACCAGCCACAAGCCGGCGACCGGGACCTGCCTCGTCCGCACGCTGCGAACCCCGAACGCGAGTTCCCGAATACAGCAGGCGATGAACACCACCAGGAACGGCCCGAGCGTCCAGACGAGCTTGCTCTGCATGTACACGCTGTCCGGCCGCATCGCGGTGAGCACAAGCGGCGGGACGAAGAGCGAACACGCCGCCGCCACCGCCGGCCGCAACCGCCGACTGGAGCGAAGGCCACGCACGCCCGCCGAGACAATGCCGAGCGCGGCGGCGACGGTGCAGCACAGCACCAGCGCCCGAACCGACGTGAATTTGGCTCCGAAGACGCGCGCCGCGGCCGCGTGGTAGTTCACCCACAGGCACGACGCCCACACGCCGAGCGGGAACGGCAACGTCATGGCCGGTCCGGTACTGGCCCCGCGCAGCCAGACGTTGACGGCGGCGTCCAGGGCGGCCGGGTTCATGCACACGGCGATCGTCAGCGCGGCGGCCACAAGTGCCGCGCGGCGCGGGCGCAACGAGCCGCACACGATTCCGGCTGTCAGCGCGGCGGCCGTGGTTCCGAAGAACAACGGAGCGAATTCCGTGTACACCGCGAACCCGAGCGCCAGCGCCGCCGCGGTTCCGACGAGGGGGCGCGTACTGCCGCCCCGTGCCAGGCGGGCGGCACCGGCCAGATTCGCGACAAGGGCCGGCATGCACAGGACGTGCGACAGGAAGCACGAACTGATGAGGAACTCGATTCCGGGTGCGATCCCGACGGCCACCGCGACCGCCGGCCAGAGGCGCCGCGGCAAGCCGAATTGTGGACACAGCAGGAACGTAGCCGGGCACAGGAGCGCTGCGCCCATCAGTTCCACCGGGAAGAACAGATCGAGTGCGTCCCGCCCGGCGACGACGGCGACGAACCCGTGAATCACCGATTGTCCGAGCCGGTCGGATTTGAGTGCGTAAGCCTGAAGGACCCACGGGCGCGGGCCGATGTCATTCACCTCGGTCTGGAACGGCTCATCAATTAGGAACTGACCGGTCAGAACGTACTGATACTGATCGCTTTGCAGGTTCCCGCGGTACTGCTCCACTCCCTGGACAAGAACCCCGATCCCTTGCGACAAGTACACGAGCAGCGCGAGGCCCAACACGCGTACCGGTAGGGCGCGTAACGATG from the Frigoriglobus tundricola genome contains:
- a CDS encoding DUF1501 domain-containing protein, with protein sequence MLPLPLSRREVLARCGVGMGLLGLTQLMGDAGLLLPHAAAADDLNPLAPKKSHFPAKAKRVIHIFANGGPSQVDTFDPKPALNKYAGKSLPTTNLRTERRTGAAFPSPFKFQKYGKSGLEVSELFARTAAHADDICVIRSMHADVPNHEPSFLLMNCGEPRQIRPSVGSWVTYGLGTENQNLPGFVAMCPNGYPLQESQNWQSGFLPGVFQGTYVDSKHTDVEKLVEFVKNKATSKADQRKQLDLLAKLNKAHEAARPNDPQLEARIQSFELAARMQTEASEAFDVTREPKHVLDAYGPGEQARSLLLARRLIERGVRFVQVSHAPVQPWDSHDDLEKEHRRLAGEVDRAIAALIADLKRLGLFDSTLIVWGGEFGRTPVVELPTPGSNAGKVNGRDHNHWGFSVWLAGGGVKGGQAVGATDEFGFKAVENPVHVHDLHATMLHLLGFDHEKFTFRYAGRDFRLTDVSGRVVKEVLA
- a CDS encoding SPFH domain-containing protein codes for the protein MGLMDWAKGQFIDIIEWTEPSQNEILAHRFPRHNNEIKNGAKLIVREGQAAGFVKEGQLADVKTPGMYTLDTQNMPILSTILGWKYGFESPFKCEVYFIATRQWTDQKWGTLNPVMYRDPEFGPVRLRAFGNYAFKVTDPGTFLKELVATDPSFELYEISAQFRNVIVSRFIDALGASHIPMLDLAGNYDRVSRAAAEKIAPELAKMGVSLTQFFVENISLPPEVEAALDKRSQMSVLGNLDQYAKMQAADAIRDAAQNPGGVAGLGAGLGAGVAVGQQMGAAVAAAAAAPGVVTPANTTPPAGAASGPPPLPTAVAYHAAIDGAAAGPFDMTALAGHVRAGKLTRSSLVWKSGMAAWAAAETVPELQPLFASVPPPLPG